Within Massilia endophytica, the genomic segment GCAGCGGCAAGCCTTTCCGCGACGCCTACCGCCTGCGCCGCCATGACGGCGAATACCGCCACATGCTGGTGCGCGGCGCACCCGTCATCACGGACGGTACGGTGCGCGAATGGGTGGGCAGCTGCATGGACGTGACGGACATCCGCGAAGCCCAGGAAGCGGCCCGCATCGCCAACGCGCGCCTTCAGTTCACGCTCGATTCGGCCCGGATCGCGGATTGGGACTACGACCCCGCGAACCGCGAGCTCGCCAGCTCCCCGCGCCTGATACGCCTGTTCGGCCACGAGCAGCCGCCGGAACACTGGACGCTGGACCACGTGTTCGCCCAGGTTCACCCGGCCGATATCGCCGCGGTGCGCAGCAGCTTCGAGGAAGCGGTTCGCAGCGGCGCGCCGTGGCGCATCGAATGCCGCATCGTGTGGCCGGACAGCGCCGTGCACTGGATCGCCGTGCACGGCAACCTGTACCGGGACGAGCATTCGGTAAGCCAGCGCATGCTGGGCATCGTCTACGACATTACGGCGCACAAGCAGTCCGAAGCCGCTCTGCAGGAAGCGGACCGGCGCAAGGACGAATTTCTCGCCATGCTGGCGCACGAGCTGCGCAACCCGCTCGCGCCCATCGGCGCGGCGGCGGAGATTCTCGCCCTGGCCAGCGACGACCGCGCCAAGCTGGCCATGGCCTCCTCGGTGATCGGCCGCCAGGTGCGGCACATGACGGGGCTGATCGACGACCTGCTCGACGTGTCGCGCGTGAAGCGCGGCCTGGTGCGCCTGGAGATGCGGCGCTGCGACATGGCCGAGGTGGTGTCGACGGCGCTGGAACAGGCGCGGCCCGCAATCGACCAGCACCGCCACAAGCTGGACCTGCAGCTGCCCTTCTTCGAACAGGTGACGGTGACAGGCGACGAGAAGCGGCTGGTGCAGGTGGTGGCCAACCTCCTGAACAACGCGGCCAAATATACGCCGGACGGCGGCCATATCGATGTGCGGCTGGAGCAGGATGAAAAAGAGGTGCGCCTCGTGGTGCGCGACAACGGCATCGGCATGAGTCCGCAGTTCCTGCAGCGCGCCTTCGACGTGTTTGCCCAGGCCGACCAGAGCGTGGCCCGCTCCCAGGGCGGCCTCGGGCTGGGCCTGGCGCTGGCACGCAGCCTCATCAAGGCGCACGACGGCAGCATCACGGCCCATAGCGACGGCCCCGGCGTCGGCGCCAGCTTCACCGTCACCCTGCCGCGCGCTCCCGACTAGGCGCGCTGGGCCACGTCCGCCAGCGGCGCGCCCGTCATGGCGAGCAGCTGCCGGGGCGTCAGCTTGAACACGGCATGGGGATGGCCGGCGGCGGCCCAGACGAAGGGCAGCTGCATCAAATCCTCATCCACCAGCATCAGCGAGGGCTCCGTGTGCCCGATGGGGCTCACGCCGCCGATGGCAAAGCCGATGCGCTCGCGCACAAAGGCCGCGTCGGCCTTGCCGAGCGCCCCCACCAGTCCCGCCACCTTACCCTCGTCCACCCGGTTGACACCGCTTGCCACGACTACCACCGCCCTGTCGTCGGACAGGCGGCGGAACACGATGGACTTGGCGATCTCGGCCACCGTGCAGCCCAGGCCCGCAGCGGCCTCGGCGGCAGTGCGGGCGCTGTCGGACAGCATGGTGACGGGCTGGTCGTGCCCCTGTTCGCGCAGCAGGGCTGCGATGCGCTGGGCCGATGGCGGCAATTCCTGCATGGTTATCCCCTCCTGTTTGCCTGGCTATTGTAGCGCTTCGGCATCATCATGAAATTCGACATATTTGTTTTATTTGGTATTTTTGGTGATTTTGTGAGAGAATTTCCTAAAACCATTTCAGGGATTCTCGCCATGCGCTCCTATTTCGCTCTTGCCATGTTCGGCCTTGCCGTGACCGCCGGCCCTGCCGGCGCCGAAGTGCTTGACCTGGGCGTCCATAACGCGAACCTCTTCAGCCTGGGGAATTTCAGCACCAGGGGCTCCGATGTGGAGGGCGCGGTGGTGGTCAAGGGGAACCTGACGGCCAGCAGCTATTCCATCAACCGCAAGAACCAGGACGCCTTCGGCAGCTACTCCCTGGTGGTGGGCGGCAACCTGGACTATTCGAGCGCCTCGCTGAACAACGGCAGCTACTACGTCGGCGGCAAGGCCTTCCTGAATTCGGTGGGAACGGACCGGGATACGAAGTCGGTGAGCGCCAGCCCGGCCGACCTGGCGGCGATGGCGGCGCACGCGAAGACCGTATCCTCCACCCTGAGCAAGCTGGCCCGCACGGGCAGCACCAGCATCGCCTACGGCGGCATGACGCTGACAGGCACGCGCCGGGCCGTGGAAGTGTTCGATATCACGGGCGCGGCCTTCTCCAGCGTGAACTACTTCAACCTGAACAACCTGCAGTCCGGCGCCACGCTGATCTTCAATATCAGCGGCAAGGATGCCATCGGCTTCCACCAGAACGGCGTGGGCCTGAGCGCCTTTGCGAACTACAACGTGCTGTACAACTTCCACGAGGCGACGAACCTGAACATCCAGAACGTGGGCGTCCAGGGCAGCATTCTCGCGCCCCTGGCCACGGTGACGGGCGGCGGGGCCCAGATCAACGGCAATGTCATCGTGGGGAACTGGCTGGCCGGCGTGCAGGTGAATGCGGACCACTACTTCAAGCCCGTGAATGTACCGGGCTATGCGGCGCTGGCGCCGGTGTCCGAACTGTCGATCTGGCCCATGCTTGCCGTGGGCCTGGGCTTGATCCTGCTGATTAACGTGCGCCGCCGCGACCAGCTTACCCATCCGGAGCCGCTGGCTGCCTGATCAGCGGCGGATGTTCTTGCGCACGATGGCGTACAGGATCAGCAGGTAGGAGACGAGCCGGATCACGTAGTGCACCGGC encodes:
- a CDS encoding choice-of-anchor A family protein, translated to MRSYFALAMFGLAVTAGPAGAEVLDLGVHNANLFSLGNFSTRGSDVEGAVVVKGNLTASSYSINRKNQDAFGSYSLVVGGNLDYSSASLNNGSYYVGGKAFLNSVGTDRDTKSVSASPADLAAMAAHAKTVSSTLSKLARTGSTSIAYGGMTLTGTRRAVEVFDITGAAFSSVNYFNLNNLQSGATLIFNISGKDAIGFHQNGVGLSAFANYNVLYNFHEATNLNIQNVGVQGSILAPLATVTGGGAQINGNVIVGNWLAGVQVNADHYFKPVNVPGYAALAPVSELSIWPMLAVGLGLILLINVRRRDQLTHPEPLAA
- a CDS encoding YbaK/EbsC family protein, producing the protein MQELPPSAQRIAALLREQGHDQPVTMLSDSARTAAEAAAGLGCTVAEIAKSIVFRRLSDDRAVVVVASGVNRVDEGKVAGLVGALGKADAAFVRERIGFAIGGVSPIGHTEPSLMLVDEDLMQLPFVWAAAGHPHAVFKLTPRQLLAMTGAPLADVAQRA
- a CDS encoding sensor histidine kinase, which produces MAEKRTAPLIDIVVLGSSPRAETLLRRDPQFVLHLAPLASGFAGAEHRPQLMLAALPGANVASLARLRNDPLLQDCALVALLESDEAAQEAEQLVEFDDLILMPATPDECFYARLGAVLNGARVRAHRNERNRLLSQIDEALRKLNEPEAVTQAAAELLGRHLGASRCAYADVEADEDTINLTGNYNDGVGSIVGRYRLAQYGTECLTLMRQGLPFVVEDVAGDPRTQAVLDTYRSAAIGSGIWVPLLHEGRLVAAMAVHDLAPRRWRADEVALLTTVAGRCRESIERCRIGRTLHARELRYRTLVETASSIVWNTDPQGMLAEGNTAWAEFTGQSAGEYRGDGWLNALHPDDRAATARNWDEAARSGKPFRDAYRLRRHDGEYRHMLVRGAPVITDGTVREWVGSCMDVTDIREAQEAARIANARLQFTLDSARIADWDYDPANRELASSPRLIRLFGHEQPPEHWTLDHVFAQVHPADIAAVRSSFEEAVRSGAPWRIECRIVWPDSAVHWIAVHGNLYRDEHSVSQRMLGIVYDITAHKQSEAALQEADRRKDEFLAMLAHELRNPLAPIGAAAEILALASDDRAKLAMASSVIGRQVRHMTGLIDDLLDVSRVKRGLVRLEMRRCDMAEVVSTALEQARPAIDQHRHKLDLQLPFFEQVTVTGDEKRLVQVVANLLNNAAKYTPDGGHIDVRLEQDEKEVRLVVRDNGIGMSPQFLQRAFDVFAQADQSVARSQGGLGLGLALARSLIKAHDGSITAHSDGPGVGASFTVTLPRAPD